From Pseudomonas sp. StFLB209, a single genomic window includes:
- a CDS encoding manganese/iron ABC transporter ATP-binding protein: MTESTAVADLALQHWGIEVTDVTVTYRNGHTALHDASFRIPAGTIAALVGVNGAGKSTLFKALMGFVRLAKGEIRVMGLPVAQVLKRNMVAYVPQAEEVDWTFPVLVEDVVMMGRYGHMGMLRIPRKADRLAVEAALARVDMTSLAKRQIGELSGGQKKRVFLARALAQDSKVILLDEPFTGVDVKTEDQIITLLRELRDEGRVMLVSTHNLGSVPEFCDRTVLVKNTVLAYGLTEEVFVQDNLEQAFGGVLRHFMINPAVGDPGHRVGIFTDDERPLVIRDGIATRREPREPQS; the protein is encoded by the coding sequence ATGACTGAATCGACCGCCGTAGCGGACCTGGCCCTGCAGCACTGGGGTATTGAGGTGACCGATGTCACGGTCACCTATCGCAATGGACACACGGCACTACACGATGCCAGCTTTCGCATTCCGGCTGGCACCATCGCCGCATTGGTCGGCGTCAATGGTGCTGGCAAGTCCACTTTGTTCAAGGCCTTGATGGGTTTTGTCAGGCTGGCCAAGGGCGAGATCCGGGTCATGGGGCTGCCGGTGGCTCAGGTGCTCAAGCGCAATATGGTGGCTTATGTGCCGCAGGCCGAGGAGGTCGACTGGACCTTTCCGGTGCTGGTCGAAGATGTGGTGATGATGGGCCGCTACGGCCACATGGGCATGCTGCGCATCCCGCGCAAGGCTGATCGGCTGGCCGTCGAAGCAGCACTGGCGCGGGTCGACATGACCAGTCTGGCCAAGCGCCAGATCGGCGAGTTGTCCGGTGGCCAGAAAAAACGCGTGTTCCTTGCCCGTGCGCTGGCTCAGGACAGCAAGGTGATCCTGCTCGACGAACCGTTCACCGGCGTGGACGTCAAGACTGAAGACCAGATCATCACGCTGTTGCGTGAGCTGCGTGACGAAGGCCGGGTGATGCTGGTCTCTACCCACAACCTGGGCTCGGTGCCTGAGTTCTGCGACCGCACCGTGCTGGTCAAGAACACGGTACTGGCCTACGGCCTGACCGAAGAGGTGTTTGTTCAGGACAATCTGGAACAGGCGTTCGGTGGTGTATTACGCCACTTCATGATCAACCCGGCGGTGGGCGATCCGGGGCATCGGGTCGGCATCTTCACCGATGACGAACGGCCGCTGGTGATTCGCGATGGCATCGCCACCCGCCGTGAACCGCGAGAGCCGCAGTCGTGA
- a CDS encoding metal ABC transporter substrate-binding protein, with protein MRKRDTRWSRLSAHLAGTLLALSCSVTAFAQDPAQEKFKVVTTFTVIADMARNVAGDAATVESITKPGAEIHNYSPTPGDLRRAQGAQLILWNGLNLELWFQKFFQNLKDVPSVTVSDGVQPMSIGEGPYTGKPNPHAWMSSANAQIYVDNIRDALVKYDPANADTYRRNAETYKASIQATVAPLHAQLEQIAPQQRWLVTSEGAFSYLARDLGLKELYLWPINADQQGTPQQVRKVIDQVKAQQIPAVFSESTVSDKPARQVARETGAHYGGVLYVDSLSEPDGPVPTYLDLLRVTTDTLTKGLQAGLSHD; from the coding sequence ATGCGAAAACGCGACACTCGATGGAGCCGCCTGTCAGCCCATTTAGCGGGCACGTTGCTGGCCTTAAGCTGCAGCGTTACGGCCTTTGCTCAAGATCCGGCGCAAGAAAAATTCAAGGTGGTCACCACCTTCACGGTGATCGCCGACATGGCGCGCAATGTCGCCGGTGATGCCGCTACGGTCGAGTCGATCACCAAGCCCGGTGCCGAGATCCACAACTATTCGCCAACCCCTGGCGACCTGCGTCGGGCTCAGGGCGCGCAGTTGATTCTGTGGAACGGCCTGAATCTTGAGTTGTGGTTCCAGAAGTTTTTCCAGAACCTCAAGGATGTGCCCAGTGTGACGGTTTCCGACGGCGTGCAGCCGATGAGCATCGGTGAAGGGCCTTACACCGGCAAGCCCAACCCCCATGCCTGGATGTCCTCGGCCAATGCGCAGATCTACGTCGATAACATCCGCGATGCGCTGGTCAAATACGACCCGGCCAATGCCGACACCTATCGTCGCAATGCCGAGACTTACAAGGCCAGCATTCAGGCCACGGTCGCGCCGCTGCACGCCCAGCTTGAGCAGATTGCCCCGCAGCAGCGCTGGCTGGTCACCAGCGAAGGCGCGTTCTCCTATCTGGCTCGCGATCTGGGCCTCAAAGAGCTGTACCTGTGGCCGATCAACGCCGACCAACAGGGCACGCCGCAGCAAGTGCGCAAGGTCATCGATCAGGTCAAGGCGCAGCAGATCCCGGCGGTGTTCAGTGAGAGCACTGTGTCGGACAAACCGGCTCGCCAGGTTGCCCGCGAGACCGGGGCGCATTACGGTGGAGTGCTTTATGTTGATTCGCTCAGTGAGCCTGATGGCCCGGTGCCGACGTATCTCGATCTGCTGCGCGTGACCACCGACACCCTGACCAAAGGCCTGCAGGCCGGGCTGAGCCATGACTGA
- the yghU gene encoding glutathione-dependent disulfide-bond oxidoreductase, which translates to MTQAAYVPPKVWTHEAPSGGEFANINRPVAGPTHDKALPVGQHPLQLYSLATPNGVKVTILLEELLALGIHEVEYDAWLIRINQGEQFSSGFVEVNPNSKIPALLDRSVEPPIRVFESGSILLYLAEKFGHFIPADPAGRAETLNWLFWQMGSAPYLGGGFGHFYAYAPEKLEYPINRFTMEAKRQLDVLNRRLAESPFLAGEQYSIADIAVWPWYGQLVRGNLYSAAEFLAAHEYPHVQRWAEVIAQRPAVQRGQRVNRTWGEEASQLPERHQASDLD; encoded by the coding sequence ATGACCCAGGCTGCATACGTTCCGCCCAAGGTATGGACCCACGAAGCCCCGTCCGGCGGCGAGTTCGCCAATATCAACCGTCCGGTGGCCGGCCCGACCCACGACAAGGCCCTGCCGGTCGGCCAGCATCCGCTCCAGCTGTACTCGCTGGCCACGCCCAATGGTGTCAAGGTCACCATCCTGCTAGAAGAACTGCTGGCGCTGGGCATCCACGAGGTCGAGTACGACGCCTGGCTTATCCGTATCAATCAGGGCGAGCAGTTCTCCAGCGGCTTCGTCGAGGTCAATCCCAACTCCAAGATCCCGGCCTTGCTCGACCGCAGTGTCGAACCGCCAATCCGGGTGTTCGAGTCGGGCTCGATCCTGCTGTACCTGGCAGAAAAATTCGGCCACTTCATTCCGGCCGATCCTGCCGGCCGCGCCGAGACACTGAACTGGCTGTTCTGGCAAATGGGCTCGGCGCCTTATCTGGGCGGTGGCTTCGGGCATTTCTACGCTTATGCACCGGAAAAACTCGAATACCCGATCAATCGCTTCACCATGGAAGCCAAGCGCCAGCTGGATGTGCTGAATCGGCGCCTGGCCGAGAGCCCTTTCCTGGCGGGCGAGCAGTACAGCATTGCCGATATCGCGGTCTGGCCATGGTACGGTCAACTGGTGCGCGGCAATCTGTACTCGGCAGCAGAGTTCCTCGCGGCACACGAGTACCCGCATGTCCAGCGCTGGGCTGAAGTTATCGCCCAGCGCCCGGCGGTCCAACGCGGCCAGCGGGTCAACCGGACCTGGGGTGAAGAAGCCAGCCAGTTGCCAGAGCGTCATCAGGCCAGCGATCTGGATTGA
- a CDS encoding ATP-dependent Clp protease proteolytic subunit: MATHVINFTAPVNSTTCGQLIEKASLAAQQQASSLILNIATMGGECSYGFTLYNFLLTLPMPVHTHNLGTVESMGNVIFLAGERRTACPHSKFLFHPFHWHLNGAVDHSRMSEYAMSLDHDMHLYCRIVAERTQGAAQALETEKYLTAAPRILEPDQALECGVIHAVESPGLSGEFVTHCVHS, from the coding sequence ATGGCGACCCACGTGATCAACTTCACCGCCCCGGTCAATTCCACCACCTGCGGCCAGCTCATCGAAAAGGCCTCACTCGCAGCCCAACAGCAAGCTTCCAGCCTGATTCTCAATATCGCCACCATGGGCGGCGAATGCAGCTATGGCTTCACCCTGTACAACTTTTTACTGACCCTGCCGATGCCGGTGCATACCCATAATCTGGGTACGGTCGAGTCAATGGGCAACGTAATTTTTCTTGCCGGCGAACGGCGCACCGCCTGCCCGCACAGCAAATTTCTGTTCCATCCCTTTCACTGGCACCTCAACGGCGCAGTGGACCACTCGCGAATGTCCGAATACGCCATGAGTCTGGACCACGACATGCACCTGTATTGCCGCATTGTCGCCGAACGCACTCAAGGGGCAGCACAGGCCCTGGAAACAGAAAAGTACCTGACAGCCGCGCCGCGCATTCTCGAACCCGACCAGGCGCTGGAGTGCGGAGTGATTCATGCGGTGGAATCGCCGGGGTTGAGTGGTGAGTTCGTGACCCATTGCGTGCACTCCTAG
- a CDS encoding GGDEF domain-containing response regulator, producing the protein MQPIPSLLIVDDDISAIRVLSKILHGLGQIRFATGGTQALKMIQQMRPDLILLDAEMPDLGGFEVCEAIKADPLLKDVPVIFITSHTEARVEEAGLALGAVDFIGKPVQPAIVTARVKTHLRLKIAIDQLSLLAQTDGLTGLANRRFLDQNIEREWSRARRNQEAFSLLMLDIDFFKRYNDCYGHLQGDECLIAVAHAVKACVQRSTDLVARYGGEEFAVLVPGTGAQGACQLGEEIVQHVRAQNRPHETSDYGRVTVSVGVASLEAGALPHAQSGATGAKGAPVLAQALLAEADRALYQAKHDGRNCSRFVPIQLGL; encoded by the coding sequence ATGCAACCGATACCCAGCTTGTTGATTGTCGATGATGATATTTCCGCTATCCGCGTGCTGAGCAAGATCCTGCATGGCCTGGGGCAAATCCGCTTTGCCACCGGCGGTACCCAAGCGTTGAAGATGATTCAGCAGATGCGCCCGGACCTGATCTTGCTCGACGCTGAAATGCCTGATCTGGGCGGCTTTGAAGTGTGTGAGGCGATCAAGGCCGACCCGCTGCTCAAGGATGTGCCGGTCATTTTCATCACCAGCCACACCGAGGCCCGCGTGGAGGAGGCCGGATTGGCGCTGGGCGCGGTAGACTTCATTGGCAAGCCGGTGCAGCCGGCGATTGTCACTGCCCGGGTCAAGACCCACCTGCGCCTGAAAATAGCCATCGACCAGCTCAGCCTGCTGGCTCAGACCGATGGCCTGACCGGCCTGGCCAATCGCCGTTTCCTGGACCAGAACATCGAGCGTGAGTGGTCGCGCGCGCGGCGCAACCAAGAGGCTTTCTCGTTGTTAATGCTCGATATCGATTTCTTCAAGCGCTACAACGACTGTTATGGGCATCTGCAAGGCGATGAATGCCTGATCGCTGTGGCCCATGCCGTAAAGGCGTGCGTGCAGCGCTCTACCGATCTGGTTGCCCGTTATGGTGGCGAAGAGTTTGCCGTGCTTGTTCCAGGCACCGGAGCACAAGGCGCCTGCCAACTCGGCGAAGAGATAGTCCAGCATGTGCGGGCGCAAAACCGTCCGCATGAAACCAGCGATTACGGCCGGGTGACGGTTTCGGTGGGCGTGGCGAGCCTGGAGGCTGGTGCGCTGCCACACGCGCAGTCAGGCGCTACTGGCGCAAAAGGCGCCCCGGTGCTAGCCCAGGCACTGCTGGCCGAAGCCGACCGCGCGTTGTATCAGGCTAAACATGACGGCCGCAATTGCAGCCGCTTTGTGCCGATTCAGTTGGGCCTTTAG